One region of Bacillota bacterium genomic DNA includes:
- a CDS encoding flagellar hook-basal body complex protein codes for MLRALWAAASGMIAQQTAVDVISHNLANVNTAGFKASRVEFGDVVSGSNPPAAGAQIAWPGSSPGQPAWTGQAVAGAGVEGAGVRVVGTRRSFLPGQLEQTGQPLDLAIHGPGFFRVELEGGETFYTRSGSFRLGPDGKIYTSEGHRLAVSSWDKSEGVDAGAIRVDPDGRMWVKVNGSTRQLGEIVLVTFPNPAGLQAAGGGLYRETDASGKPRTGGEPGEIWQGFLERSNVQVVEEIVGLIMAQRAYEMNSKVVQAADEMLGMANNLRR; via the coding sequence ATGCTGAGGGCGTTATGGGCGGCGGCGTCGGGGATGATCGCCCAGCAGACGGCGGTGGACGTCATTTCCCACAACCTGGCCAACGTAAACACCGCCGGGTTCAAGGCCAGCCGGGTGGAGTTTGGAGACGTGGTCTCGGGCAGCAATCCTCCCGCCGCGGGGGCCCAGATCGCATGGCCCGGATCTTCCCCCGGACAGCCGGCGTGGACGGGGCAGGCTGTGGCGGGGGCGGGCGTTGAGGGTGCGGGGGTCAGGGTGGTGGGCACCAGGCGTTCGTTTCTGCCAGGCCAGCTGGAGCAAACCGGACAGCCTCTCGACCTGGCCATCCACGGTCCCGGATTCTTCCGGGTGGAACTTGAGGGCGGCGAGACGTTCTACACCCGGTCCGGTTCCTTCCGCCTGGGGCCGGACGGGAAGATCTACACCTCGGAGGGGCACCGGCTGGCGGTGTCATCCTGGGACAAATCCGAGGGCGTGGATGCTGGTGCCATCCGGGTGGACCCGGACGGGCGCATGTGGGTGAAGGTGAACGGGAGCACTCGCCAATTGGGGGAGATCGTCCTGGTGACGTTCCCCAATCCCGCCGGGCTCCAGGCTGCGGGCGGGGGCCTGTACCGCGAGACAGATGCTTCCGGTAAGCCGCGGACCGGTGGAGAACCGGGGGAGATCTGGCAGGGATTCTTGGAGAGGTCCAACGTACAGGTGGTCGAGGAGATCGTCGGTCTCATCATGGCCCAGCGTGCCTACGAGATGAACAGCAAGGTGGTGCAGGCTGCCGATGAGATGCTGGGTATGGCCAACAACCTCCGCCGTTAG
- a CDS encoding methionine synthase, whose protein sequence is MTDERPGSMVATGIGSLPHRQVDAAVRAVLSAFPGLPYWPQLPRRAPEENMYRQFLTGMPGLVERNGSPAVPDWDQFWNELGDLLARYTAGDDSPGAIPPERAAGLWALAGQGERVGKALGIKGQVTGPVSMGLSLPGPDGRPVLYDPRLMEALVSLLELKVRWQERFLRQIHPMTLLFLDEPYLGTVGSAFYAYDARQAREWLDKVLGSASGLTGIHCCANTDWGMLLGLDIDVISFDAYSYFDNFALYVPALREFLERGGCIAWGIVPADGEVIRRESAASLLERLKAQIDALVAAGLPQDRLVRQSLITPSCGLGSLTVEDAETVLRVCGEVSRLAQERFPLRV, encoded by the coding sequence ATGACGGACGAGCGCCCGGGATCGATGGTAGCAACGGGGATAGGGAGCCTGCCCCACCGGCAGGTGGACGCGGCGGTGCGGGCGGTGCTGTCCGCATTCCCGGGCTTGCCCTACTGGCCGCAACTCCCCCGGCGCGCCCCGGAAGAAAACATGTACCGGCAGTTCCTCACCGGGATGCCGGGGCTGGTCGAGAGAAATGGTTCCCCGGCAGTGCCGGACTGGGACCAGTTCTGGAACGAACTGGGCGACCTGCTGGCCCGGTACACGGCGGGGGACGATTCCCCCGGTGCCATCCCTCCGGAACGGGCCGCCGGATTGTGGGCGCTGGCAGGGCAGGGAGAGAGGGTGGGGAAGGCTCTGGGCATCAAGGGGCAGGTGACCGGTCCGGTGAGCATGGGCCTTTCGCTCCCGGGGCCGGATGGTCGCCCCGTCCTTTACGATCCCCGCCTGATGGAGGCGCTGGTATCGCTGCTAGAACTCAAAGTGCGCTGGCAGGAGCGCTTCCTGCGGCAGATCCATCCCATGACTCTGCTGTTCCTCGACGAGCCCTACCTTGGCACGGTGGGATCTGCCTTCTACGCCTACGACGCCAGGCAGGCCCGGGAGTGGCTGGATAAGGTGCTGGGTAGCGCTAGCGGGCTGACGGGCATCCACTGCTGCGCCAACACGGACTGGGGCATGCTGCTGGGCCTGGACATCGACGTGATATCCTTCGATGCTTACTCCTACTTCGACAACTTCGCCCTGTACGTGCCTGCCCTGCGCGAATTCCTGGAGAGGGGAGGGTGCATCGCCTGGGGGATAGTACCGGCGGACGGTGAGGTGATCCGCAGGGAGTCGGCTGCTTCGTTGCTGGAGCGGTTGAAGGCCCAGATAGACGCGCTTGTCGCCGCTGGGCTCCCCCAGGACCGGCTGGTGCGCCAGAGCCTGATCACGCCCTCGTGCGGGTTGGGTTCGCTGACGGTGGAGGACGCCGAAACGGTACTGCGCGTGTGCGGGGAAGTATCGCGTTTGGCGCAGGAGAGGTTCCCCCTGCGCGTGTGA
- the metK gene encoding methionine adenosyltransferase, with amino-acid sequence MPQGRYLFTSESVTEGHPDKIADQISDAILDAILAQDPDARVACETAVKTGLVLVFGEISTDCYVDMPHIIRETLREIGYTRAKYGFDCDTCAVLTAIEEQSPDIALGVDRALEVKQGGSGDELDLTGAGDQGMMVGYACRETPELMPLAISLAHKLAQRLARVRKERELPYLRPDGKTQVTIEYEDGIPLRADCIVVSAQHKPDVPLAVLKEDIVEHVVRPVVPAHLLDDRTRILVNPTGRFVVGGPQGDAGLTGRKIIVDTYGGYARHGGGCFSGKDPTKVDRSGSYYARYVAKNIVAAGLAEKCELQVAYAIGVARPVSLMIDTFGTAVIPESRILELVERYFDFRPAAIISQLDLRRPIYRQVAAYGHFGRPELDLPWERTDRAALLREAAAIVDTPTSRTC; translated from the coding sequence GTGCCCCAGGGTCGTTACCTGTTCACCTCAGAGTCGGTGACTGAAGGCCATCCCGACAAGATCGCCGATCAGATTTCCGACGCCATCCTGGATGCTATCCTGGCTCAGGACCCGGACGCGCGGGTGGCCTGCGAGACGGCTGTGAAGACGGGCCTGGTACTCGTCTTCGGCGAGATTTCCACCGATTGTTACGTGGATATGCCCCACATCATCAGGGAAACGTTGCGCGAGATCGGATACACACGGGCCAAGTACGGCTTTGACTGCGACACCTGTGCCGTTCTCACCGCTATCGAAGAGCAGTCGCCCGACATCGCCCTGGGGGTTGATCGGGCGCTGGAGGTGAAACAGGGGGGTTCCGGTGACGAGCTTGACCTCACCGGGGCGGGTGACCAGGGCATGATGGTGGGATACGCCTGCCGCGAGACCCCCGAGCTCATGCCTCTGGCCATCTCGCTCGCGCACAAGCTGGCCCAGAGACTCGCGCGAGTGCGCAAGGAGAGGGAACTACCCTACCTGCGCCCCGACGGCAAGACGCAGGTGACCATCGAGTACGAGGACGGTATACCCCTGCGGGCCGACTGCATAGTGGTTTCTGCGCAGCACAAGCCCGACGTCCCACTGGCCGTGCTTAAGGAAGACATCGTCGAGCACGTGGTGCGGCCCGTGGTGCCTGCACACCTGCTCGACGACCGCACCCGCATCCTGGTGAATCCCACGGGCAGGTTCGTGGTGGGTGGCCCCCAGGGCGACGCGGGCCTCACCGGGCGCAAGATCATAGTGGATACTTACGGGGGATACGCACGCCACGGCGGCGGGTGTTTCTCCGGCAAGGATCCCACCAAGGTCGACCGCTCCGGGTCTTACTACGCCCGCTACGTGGCCAAGAACATCGTGGCCGCCGGTCTGGCCGAGAAGTGCGAACTGCAGGTGGCGTACGCCATCGGGGTGGCCCGTCCCGTGTCCCTGATGATCGACACCTTCGGCACCGCCGTGATCCCGGAGAGCCGCATCCTGGAACTGGTCGAGCGGTACTTCGATTTCCGCCCCGCCGCCATAATATCTCAACTGGACCTTCGGCGCCCCATATACCGCCAGGTGGCCGCTTACGGCCACTTCGGCCGCCCCGAACTGGACCTGCCGTGGGAGCGCACGGACCGCGCTGCCCTCCTCCGCGAGGCCGCTGCCATCGTGGACACCCCTACTTCGCGCACCTGCTGA
- a CDS encoding diguanylate cyclase, with amino-acid sequence MSAPSSGTDPLMLLSFIGMGALAEFLDVRLPTGLRLSLSFAPVLPAFLLLGTAQAAWVNMASTLLGNALPRRRPAFIAVFNMGQFALACLAAGFVYRAAGGTVGPAVMFLALTYFLVNHLLVTWYAGWRDAGDIRRAPRKALEVIRGSLPWDALNYLVTIPLGVSIASAYRLQGLPWAVLVFVPVLAVGYILRLHLELQAAHRRLTVIQQVGQQLNATLERERVLDMLMQAIRSLVKCDVCAIFLGGSEDGVLQLARLDHPYPAGFSLSSLRPGEGVLGRLVAERRAVVTNDALAAGWVQADPEDPVPPRGAAVVPLLMDEGLLGILWVSSAEPRACSPQELQALEVLGTQAAVAVQNATLYRKAEELSVTDGLTGLFNHRYFTHQLQYTIGQCRARGETVALVYVDLDDLGHYNDTYGHVVGDELLREFGQTLRSAVREIDVPTRYGGDEFAVILAGASREEALAVAERIRARVESHAFQGPTGPLRITASIGVAVFPEDAQDVTDLVRAADRAMYEAKTLGGNRVMCPSCPR; translated from the coding sequence GTGTCCGCACCGAGCTCCGGCACCGACCCGCTAATGTTGCTTTCTTTCATCGGCATGGGTGCCCTGGCGGAGTTCCTGGATGTGCGCCTGCCCACAGGGCTTCGCCTGAGCCTGAGCTTCGCTCCCGTATTGCCCGCTTTTCTCCTGCTGGGCACCGCCCAGGCCGCGTGGGTCAATATGGCATCCACTCTGCTGGGTAATGCTCTTCCCCGCCGGCGTCCGGCCTTCATCGCTGTGTTCAACATGGGGCAGTTTGCCCTCGCCTGTCTGGCGGCGGGCTTCGTGTACCGGGCTGCAGGTGGCACCGTGGGTCCGGCGGTGATGTTCCTGGCTCTCACTTACTTCCTGGTGAATCACCTCCTGGTCACGTGGTATGCGGGCTGGCGGGATGCAGGGGACATCAGGCGCGCGCCCCGGAAGGCCCTCGAGGTGATCCGGGGCTCGCTGCCGTGGGACGCGCTTAACTACCTGGTGACGATCCCGCTGGGGGTCAGCATCGCCAGCGCCTACCGGTTGCAGGGACTCCCTTGGGCTGTCCTGGTGTTCGTCCCGGTACTGGCGGTCGGGTATATTTTGAGGTTACACCTGGAACTGCAAGCGGCCCACCGTCGGCTCACCGTGATCCAGCAGGTGGGGCAGCAACTGAATGCCACCCTGGAACGCGAGCGTGTCCTGGACATGCTCATGCAAGCCATCCGCAGCCTGGTCAAGTGTGACGTGTGTGCCATTTTCCTGGGGGGCAGCGAAGACGGTGTCCTGCAACTGGCCCGTCTCGACCACCCTTATCCGGCCGGTTTCTCTCTATCCTCCCTCCGCCCAGGCGAGGGGGTTCTGGGACGCCTGGTCGCGGAGCGGCGGGCCGTGGTCACGAACGATGCCCTGGCGGCGGGGTGGGTGCAGGCCGACCCGGAGGACCCCGTCCCACCCCGGGGCGCGGCCGTGGTCCCGCTGCTGATGGATGAGGGCTTGCTGGGGATACTGTGGGTTTCTTCGGCAGAGCCGCGCGCCTGCTCGCCCCAGGAGTTGCAGGCCCTGGAGGTACTGGGGACGCAGGCAGCGGTGGCGGTACAGAACGCCACCCTGTACCGCAAGGCGGAGGAGCTTTCCGTGACCGACGGCCTCACCGGGCTGTTCAACCACAGGTATTTTACCCACCAGTTGCAGTACACCATAGGCCAGTGTCGCGCCCGGGGTGAGACGGTGGCCCTGGTGTACGTGGATTTGGACGACCTGGGACACTACAACGACACCTACGGTCACGTGGTGGGAGACGAGTTGCTGCGCGAATTCGGGCAGACCCTGCGTTCCGCCGTCCGGGAAATAGATGTCCCGACCCGGTACGGGGGTGACGAATTCGCCGTCATCCTGGCCGGCGCCTCCCGGGAGGAGGCACTGGCGGTGGCAGAACGCATCCGGGCGCGGGTGGAATCTCACGCGTTCCAGGGGCCGACCGGCCCGTTACGGATAACGGCCAGCATCGGAGTGGCTGTATTCCCCGAGGATGCCCAGGACGTCACCGACCTGGTGCGGGCGGCTGACCGGGCCATGTACGAGGCCAAGACTTTGGGCGGCAACCGGGTGATGTGTCCGTCGTGCCCACGCTGA
- a CDS encoding ComF family protein has protein sequence MPTLSGEHREPWYAAARRLLEGVDRLVFPPPARCLVCGREGPFPAHICASCLMGWRRELEHSCPCCGRPSGPSGSHAPWGRASLAGPFSARAAESSRPAGLCRECGSYPAPWDKVRPVGLYRGALRELICRFKYGGERWLGAPLGEIMAGVGLATLARPDFLVPVPLGAGRYRQRGFNQAEDLARVAGRRWRVPVVRALARRRPGRRQAGLDRASRWENLAGVFEPLMDLRGATITVVDDVMTTGATLANCAWALLQAGAGRVDGLVLATVPGEG, from the coding sequence GTGCCCACGCTGAGCGGTGAGCACCGGGAGCCCTGGTACGCGGCCGCCCGCCGCCTACTGGAAGGGGTTGACCGCCTGGTTTTCCCGCCGCCGGCCCGCTGCCTGGTGTGCGGCCGGGAGGGGCCATTCCCCGCCCATATCTGTGCGTCGTGCCTCATGGGCTGGCGCCGTGAGCTGGAGCATTCCTGCCCCTGCTGCGGCCGGCCCTCCGGCCCATCGGGTAGCCACGCGCCCTGGGGCCGGGCGTCTCTCGCCGGGCCTTTTTCTGCCAGGGCGGCGGAGTCGTCACGACCGGCCGGGCTGTGCCGGGAGTGCGGGTCGTACCCCGCACCCTGGGATAAGGTGCGGCCGGTCGGCCTGTATCGGGGTGCCCTGCGCGAGCTTATCTGCCGGTTCAAGTACGGGGGAGAGCGCTGGCTCGGTGCTCCCCTGGGTGAGATCATGGCGGGCGTGGGCCTGGCGACCCTTGCCCGGCCCGACTTCCTGGTGCCTGTCCCGTTGGGTGCGGGACGCTACCGGCAGCGCGGCTTCAATCAGGCCGAAGACCTGGCCCGCGTGGCGGGGCGACGATGGCGAGTTCCGGTGGTCAGGGCGCTCGCCCGCAGGCGACCCGGGCGGCGGCAGGCGGGGCTGGACCGGGCCAGCAGGTGGGAAAACCTGGCCGGTGTATTCGAACCCCTTATGGATTTGCGGGGAGCAACGATAACGGTTGTGGATGATGTAATGACCACGGGGGCCACCCTGGCTAACTGCGCCTGGGCCCTGCTTCAGGCGGGGGCAGGGCGCGTGGACGGCCTGGTACTGGCCACCGTCCCCGGCGAAGGTTGA
- a CDS encoding MerR family transcriptional regulator, giving the protein MQDIRNCPRCGRVFVFGGREICPSCVAEEEEQFERVRRFLRESPGATLEEVAEATGAPVELILSFLRQGRLIATEGLKGVLACQRCGAPIDEGYLCPECSRELAREVGRAAGGGVPEEPAPDNSPARGENLPRGRMHVADLVKRRREQDDKYS; this is encoded by the coding sequence ATGCAGGACATCCGTAACTGTCCCAGGTGCGGGCGCGTGTTCGTGTTCGGGGGCAGGGAGATCTGTCCTTCCTGCGTAGCCGAGGAAGAGGAGCAGTTCGAGCGGGTCCGTCGCTTCCTGCGGGAATCGCCGGGTGCCACTCTGGAGGAGGTGGCAGAGGCAACCGGCGCGCCCGTGGAGTTGATCCTCTCGTTCCTGCGCCAGGGCCGCCTCATCGCGACCGAAGGTTTGAAGGGTGTCCTGGCCTGCCAGCGTTGCGGGGCGCCCATCGACGAAGGGTACCTGTGTCCGGAGTGTTCCCGGGAGCTGGCCAGGGAGGTGGGGCGTGCAGCAGGCGGGGGGGTACCAGAAGAGCCTGCCCCCGATAACTCGCCGGCGCGGGGAGAGAACCTGCCTCGTGGCCGCATGCACGTGGCCGACCTCGTTAAGCGACGTCGCGAGCAGGACGATAAATATTCGTAG
- the flgM gene encoding flagellar biosynthesis anti-sigma factor FlgM, with protein sequence MKISNRQIQSVIEAYQKRLERVDSEPRTGAPRRPGSRSDRVELSADAQELARLAQLVRQLPEVREDVVRRLAEALKEGTYHVPAGDVAEKMVARYLADRLQ encoded by the coding sequence ATGAAGATTTCCAACCGCCAGATCCAGAGCGTTATCGAGGCGTATCAAAAGCGCCTGGAGCGAGTGGACTCGGAGCCCCGGACCGGTGCTCCCCGCAGGCCAGGGTCACGGAGCGACCGGGTAGAGCTTTCTGCGGATGCGCAGGAGCTGGCCCGGTTGGCGCAACTGGTAAGGCAATTGCCCGAGGTTAGGGAGGACGTGGTGCGGCGACTGGCCGAGGCCCTGAAAGAGGGGACTTATCACGTGCCCGCCGGTGACGTGGCCGAGAAGATGGTGGCCAGATACCTGGCCGATCGGCTCCAGTGA
- a CDS encoding flagellar protein FlgN: protein MERALVSRLIGVLKAHEEVYTDLLSLGRRQKELVVKGDLRGLEALLEVQQALVHRAGLLEGERAEVTEAVARTWGVPVESLSLTRIQQRCRDNGWQEADRLADLRASLERLVADLHEVNQENARLLKRALALVRHTLDLILPGGASPGYSAMGHRRRDVPRAVDRHA from the coding sequence ATGGAAAGGGCCCTCGTGTCCCGTCTCATCGGGGTGCTGAAAGCCCACGAGGAGGTGTACACAGACCTCCTCAGCCTGGGCCGCAGGCAGAAGGAGCTGGTGGTCAAAGGTGACCTGCGCGGCCTGGAAGCCCTGCTCGAAGTGCAGCAGGCCCTTGTGCACCGCGCCGGCCTCCTGGAAGGAGAACGGGCCGAGGTGACGGAGGCCGTGGCCCGGACCTGGGGCGTCCCCGTAGAATCCCTCAGCCTGACCCGCATCCAGCAACGCTGCCGCGATAACGGGTGGCAGGAGGCGGACCGGCTGGCGGACCTGAGGGCTTCGCTGGAGCGGCTGGTCGCCGACCTGCACGAGGTCAATCAGGAGAACGCACGCCTGCTCAAGCGGGCGCTGGCGCTGGTAAGGCATACTCTGGATCTCATCCTGCCGGGTGGGGCCAGTCCGGGGTACAGTGCTATGGGTCACCGACGCCGGGATGTCCCCCGCGCGGTTGACCGCCACGCGTAA
- the flgK gene encoding flagellar hook-associated protein FlgK — translation MTATRKGVTAVPSTFDGLHIALSALRANQRALEVVAHNVANANTPGFSRQQPVLEPARPALAPVPGASWGTYLGRGVQLAQVRRVRDLFLDAQVRADLQLLGRWEVRRDALAKVEAVFNEPSDAGLRTVLDEFWASWQELSNNPESLAARALVRQKGQALADTFRHLHRQLWDLQADLNRSIAIKVDELNNLARQVASLNEQISLSAANRQSPNDLLDRRDLLIEQMARLADLQVQFDEQGVATVAVGGMVLVDRFRVARMEVQANPAAPNQSRVVWDTGMPVNPGGGELLGYLEAREHIVPGLMADLDELAVTLRDQVNELHREGFGLPLGSSSPHGYDFFDPDATAANMGLAYEVRQDVRYIAASTADGVPGNGENALKIAGLQRQNIIDQGTIDDFFRSVIGTIGVMAREATRLSENQGVLLQQMEHQRQSVTGVSLDEEVTNLIRYQHAYAAAARVVTTLDEMLRSLIQDTGLVGR, via the coding sequence TTGACCGCCACGCGTAAGGGAGTGACGGCGGTGCCCTCCACCTTCGACGGATTACATATCGCGCTGTCGGCGTTACGGGCTAACCAGAGAGCCCTGGAAGTGGTGGCCCACAACGTGGCCAATGCCAACACGCCGGGGTTTTCCCGCCAGCAGCCCGTCCTCGAGCCGGCTCGCCCTGCGCTGGCGCCCGTCCCGGGCGCTTCCTGGGGCACCTACCTGGGGCGGGGGGTACAGCTGGCCCAGGTCCGGCGCGTGCGTGACCTATTCCTGGACGCCCAGGTGCGCGCGGACCTGCAACTCCTGGGCCGCTGGGAAGTGCGCCGGGATGCCCTGGCCAAGGTAGAGGCCGTTTTCAACGAACCCTCCGACGCGGGGCTGCGTACGGTACTGGACGAGTTCTGGGCCAGCTGGCAGGAACTCTCCAACAACCCGGAGAGCCTGGCCGCCCGCGCCCTGGTCCGCCAGAAGGGGCAGGCGCTCGCCGACACCTTCCGCCATCTGCACCGGCAGCTATGGGATCTGCAGGCCGACCTGAACCGGTCCATCGCCATCAAGGTGGATGAGCTCAACAACCTGGCCCGCCAGGTGGCCAGCCTCAACGAGCAGATTTCCCTGTCGGCAGCCAACCGGCAGAGTCCCAACGATCTCCTGGACCGGCGGGACCTGCTCATCGAGCAGATGGCGCGCCTTGCCGACCTGCAGGTGCAGTTCGACGAACAGGGCGTCGCCACGGTGGCGGTGGGCGGCATGGTGCTGGTGGATCGCTTCCGGGTGGCGCGGATGGAGGTGCAGGCCAACCCTGCTGCCCCCAACCAGAGCCGGGTGGTGTGGGATACCGGCATGCCGGTGAATCCGGGAGGCGGCGAACTGCTGGGATACCTGGAGGCGCGCGAACACATCGTACCCGGCCTGATGGCCGATCTGGACGAACTCGCCGTCACCCTCCGCGATCAGGTGAACGAGTTGCACCGGGAGGGCTTTGGCCTTCCCCTGGGTTCTTCCAGCCCGCACGGGTATGACTTCTTCGATCCCGATGCGACCGCGGCCAACATGGGCCTGGCCTATGAAGTGAGGCAGGACGTGCGTTACATAGCCGCGTCCACGGCAGATGGCGTCCCCGGCAACGGGGAGAATGCCCTCAAGATAGCAGGCTTGCAGCGGCAGAACATCATCGACCAGGGCACGATCGATGATTTCTTCCGCTCGGTGATCGGGACCATCGGCGTCATGGCCCGGGAAGCGACCAGGCTCAGTGAGAACCAGGGCGTCCTGTTGCAGCAGATGGAGCACCAGCGCCAGTCGGTGACGGGCGTATCCCTGGACGAAGAGGTGACCAACCTCATAAGGTACCAGCATGCATATGCCGCCGCGGCACGGGTGGTCACCACGCTGGACGAGATGCTGCGTTCCCTGATCCAGGACACCGGCCTGGTCGGCCGCTGA
- the flgL gene encoding flagellar hook-associated protein FlgL has protein sequence MRVTTGMMIDGVLADLRSTWSRLARYERELSSGKRLLQPSDDPVGVVRSLGLRSELNRINRYLANVDDARNWMDMTDMALGQAGDVLQRVRELAVSTAGTVPQSTLQAARAEVARLLEQLIEIGNTSYGDRYIFAGQKTLTAPFSLTGDPAAPVDYNGDSSPILREVAPGTTIPVNRPGDGAMRQAIVMVANYLDALDDAIGGAPLSSDVLAQLDRALDGILEERAQVGADGHRLEMTRSRLQDSVYQLTALLSETEDADMAEVIVRLTSTEAAYRAALEAGARIIQPSLLDFLR, from the coding sequence TTGCGGGTAACGACGGGGATGATGATCGACGGGGTGCTGGCGGACCTGCGCAGTACCTGGTCCCGCCTGGCCCGCTACGAGCGCGAGCTATCTTCAGGGAAGAGGCTGCTGCAGCCTTCGGATGACCCGGTTGGCGTGGTGCGGTCCCTGGGGCTGCGCAGTGAACTGAACCGGATCAACCGCTACCTCGCCAACGTGGACGACGCCCGCAACTGGATGGACATGACCGACATGGCGCTGGGCCAGGCCGGCGACGTGCTGCAGAGGGTGCGCGAGCTGGCCGTGTCCACGGCGGGCACGGTGCCCCAATCCACCCTCCAGGCTGCCCGCGCGGAGGTCGCCCGCCTTCTCGAGCAACTGATCGAGATTGGCAACACCTCTTACGGCGACAGGTACATCTTTGCGGGCCAGAAGACCCTGACCGCGCCCTTCAGCCTCACAGGGGACCCGGCCGCTCCTGTGGACTACAACGGTGACAGCAGCCCGATATTGCGTGAGGTTGCCCCGGGTACCACCATCCCGGTTAACCGCCCGGGAGACGGTGCCATGCGGCAGGCGATCGTGATGGTGGCCAATTACCTCGATGCACTGGATGACGCTATCGGTGGCGCTCCTCTCTCATCCGACGTGCTGGCACAGCTTGACCGGGCCCTGGACGGCATCCTTGAAGAAAGGGCCCAGGTGGGAGCTGATGGCCATCGCCTGGAGATGACCCGTTCGCGCCTGCAGGATAGCGTCTACCAGCTCACCGCCCTCCTCTCCGAGACGGAGGATGCTGACATGGCGGAAGTAATCGTGCGACTCACCAGTACGGAAGCCGCCTATCGTGCTGCCCTGGAAGCAGGAGCCCGCATCATTCAGCCCAGCTTGCTCGACTTCCTGCGCTAG
- the fliW gene encoding flagellar assembly protein FliW, with translation MRVLTRRFGILKVPEELVWRWPVPLPGFPRSREFVLIDDEKARPFLWLQSLNEPEVAFVIVDAGLVAPGYDPCLPEGEITCLQLSPGARPILYAIVTVPEDPRQSWVNLRAPLALNAYARLGRQVVLSDEAYSFRHPLWEAVDRLSESSRQGRYESQGGRLLCWSLPASSTRASLSAIRSA, from the coding sequence ATGCGAGTGCTGACCCGGAGATTCGGTATCCTGAAGGTTCCGGAGGAACTGGTGTGGCGGTGGCCGGTGCCACTGCCCGGGTTCCCCCGTTCGCGGGAGTTTGTGCTCATCGATGACGAAAAGGCGCGTCCCTTCCTGTGGCTGCAATCCCTTAACGAACCCGAGGTAGCCTTCGTCATCGTCGATGCCGGGCTGGTGGCTCCCGGCTACGATCCCTGTCTGCCCGAAGGGGAGATCACCTGCCTGCAGCTCTCTCCGGGTGCCAGGCCCATTCTGTACGCCATCGTCACCGTGCCGGAGGACCCCCGGCAGTCCTGGGTTAACCTGCGCGCGCCGCTTGCCCTCAATGCGTATGCACGGCTGGGGCGGCAGGTAGTACTTTCGGACGAAGCTTACTCATTCCGCCACCCCCTTTGGGAGGCAGTGGACCGGTTGAGCGAGTCATCTCGCCAGGGACGGTACGAGAGCCAGGGAGGGCGATTGTTGTGCTGGTCCTTGCCCGCAAGCTCCACCAGAGCATCCTTATCGGCGATACGGTCCGCATAA
- the csrA gene encoding carbon storage regulator CsrA produces the protein MLVLARKLHQSILIGDTVRITVLEVRDGQVRLGIDAPRDVSILREEVVHAAAASNREACAGGALTGEAVEGVAALLLQSLSGEERGGGQ, from the coding sequence GTGCTGGTCCTTGCCCGCAAGCTCCACCAGAGCATCCTTATCGGCGATACGGTCCGCATAACCGTACTGGAAGTACGCGACGGCCAGGTGCGCCTGGGCATCGATGCCCCCCGCGACGTTTCCATCCTGCGTGAAGAGGTAGTGCACGCCGCCGCTGCCAGCAACCGGGAGGCATGCGCCGGAGGAGCGCTTACCGGGGAAGCCGTGGAAGGGGTGGCAGCCCTGTTGCTGCAGTCCTTGTCCGGGGAAGAAAGGGGCGGGGGGCAATGA